Proteins encoded in a region of the Chiloscyllium punctatum isolate Juve2018m chromosome 16, sChiPun1.3, whole genome shotgun sequence genome:
- the LOC140486845 gene encoding tumor necrosis factor receptor superfamily member 9-like: MESWPLLLVLLPLVKVSSDKDCPAGWYLDSNKHVCTPCPAGSYTENQNHGHFCNRCQLCTGGKFLALAPCTSTSNTKCRCVEGFMCANKECSSCQAHKVCKKGQQVQQKGDSFRDTVCSNCRNGTYSNTEGGACRPWTDCLAKGLQVLRNGSQTEDVKCAAPMTTPPQLLTTSVRPTIRNPRQPDNPLIEDATKNEGIVGIVALILLSCTFIPFTLYFVVQNRKKQKHLPLDVTNHDDLPVALVTAADDRCSCHCPEEEVGDWQLRQETNPKPPE, from the exons ATGGAGAGCTGGCCTCTGCTACTGGTGCTCCTCCCGCTGGTCAAGGTGTCATCGGACAAGGACTGCCCTGCAG GCTGGTATTTGGATTCTAACAAGCATGTGTGCACCCCCTGTCCAGCAGGATCGTACACAGAGAACCAAAATCATGGCCATTTCTGCAACAGGTGCCAACTGTGTACTGGAG ggaaatttttGGCCTTAGCACCCTGTACATCAACCTCCAACACCAAGTGTCGATGTGTCGAGGGTTTCATGTGTGCAAATAAAGAGTGCAGCTCCTGTCAAGCCCATAAAGTGTGCAAGAAAGGACAACAAGTGCAACAGAAAG GTGACTCCTTCAGGGACACAGTTTGCAGTAACTGTAGGAATGGTACATATTCCAACACAGAGGGTGGAGCCTGTCGACCCTGGACCGA CTGCTTGGCAAAAGGTCTCCAAGTTCTGAGGAATGGTTCACAGACGGAGGATGTAAAGTGTGCAGCTCCAATGACAACCCCACCTCAGCTTCTGACCACCTCAGTCCGACCTACAATCAGAAACCCCAGGCAGCCAGACAATCCATTGATCGAAG ATGCAACAAAAAATGAGGGCATTGTTGGGATTGTCGCTTTAATATTGCTCTCTTGCACCTTCATCCCGTTCACTTTGTACTTCGTtgtacagaatagaaaaaaacagAAGCATCTGCCACTGGATGTAACAAATCACG ACGATCTTCCTGTGGCCCTGGTGACAGCAGCGGATGATCGGTGCAGCTGTCATTGTCCAGAAGAGGAGGTGGGAGACTGGCAGCTGCGGCAGGAGACCAACCCCAAACCTCCAGAATGA